The following proteins are co-located in the Microcystis wesenbergii NRERC-220 genome:
- a CDS encoding zeta toxin family protein, with protein sequence MSDVYLIGGPNGSGKTTVAKKILPNFLGVIEYVNADEIAAGLSPFNPESVAIQAGRLMLERLVTLKCQGIDFAFESTLAARHFARFLRDCRSSGYRLNLIYFWLQSPELALQRVHRRVASGGHNIPEDVVRRRYERGRINLMQLYLPLCDTWIIYDNSGDEPHLVAALGFNQPPIIYNPDTFRIITRN encoded by the coding sequence ATGTCTGACGTTTATCTAATTGGTGGCCCCAATGGTTCCGGGAAAACCACCGTCGCTAAAAAAATTTTACCCAACTTTTTAGGCGTTATCGAGTACGTTAACGCCGATGAAATTGCCGCCGGACTCTCACCTTTTAATCCTGAGTCGGTTGCTATCCAAGCAGGACGGTTGATGTTAGAAAGGTTGGTAACACTGAAGTGCCAAGGAATAGATTTTGCCTTTGAAAGCACCCTGGCAGCCCGACATTTTGCCCGTTTTTTGAGAGACTGTCGCAGTTCTGGCTATAGGCTCAATCTTATTTATTTTTGGCTACAAAGTCCAGAATTAGCTTTACAGAGAGTTCACAGAAGGGTAGCCAGTGGCGGTCATAATATTCCTGAAGATGTGGTTCGTCGTCGTTATGAGCGGGGACGTATTAACCTCATGCAGTTGTATTTACCTTTATGCGATACTTGGATTATCTATGATAATTCTGGGGATGAACCGCACTTAGTTGCTGCGTTAGGATTTAATCAACCTCCTATTATTTATAACCCAGACACCTTCCGAATCATTACCAGAAACTAA
- a CDS encoding DUF29 domain-containing protein has protein sequence MTAQTPPSLSVLYEEDFVLWTEKTAELLKRKEFDRVDWENLIEEVECMGRSERQAVESLLTQLLIHLLKLSYWAAERERNARHWLGEIATFRVQLKKKIKTQTLKNHAINSFGEAYSDARQTLIDGRIVDKNIIPLESIFTLEQVLDGDWFPIDIAPFLTEI, from the coding sequence ATGACCGCACAAACCCCGCCATCCCTCTCCGTTCTCTACGAGGAAGATTTTGTTCTCTGGACAGAAAAAACCGCCGAACTTTTAAAGCGAAAAGAGTTTGACAGAGTGGACTGGGAAAATCTGATCGAGGAAGTGGAGTGCATGGGGAGAAGCGAGCGCCAGGCCGTCGAAAGTTTATTAACTCAACTATTAATCCATCTTTTGAAACTGAGTTATTGGGCAGCGGAAAGAGAACGAAACGCACGTCATTGGCTGGGAGAGATAGCCACTTTTCGAGTGCAACTGAAAAAAAAGATCAAAACCCAAACGCTAAAAAATCATGCCATTAATTCCTTTGGGGAGGCCTATTCAGACGCAAGACAAACCCTAATTGATGGGAGAATTGTCGATAAAAATATAATTCCCCTAGAGTCTATATTCACTCTCGAACAAGTATTAGATGGGGATTGGTTCCCCATCGATATCGCACCTTTTCTTACGGAAATTTGA
- a CDS encoding transglutaminase family protein: MSVIYDLEHITTYHYRKPVTFGEHRAIFLPSAGHGERIISYSVEANIAAKTRWTMDTLSNNVVGLEFAEAASELIVTCRLRAEHFGLKAIADFPLAQRAIEIPIQYTPDEWLDLVAFMRPHAEDADGSLAAWAKSFVAGDQDDTLDVMERMMAAIKDNFTYQARESEGTQSPGETLRLKSGTCRDYAWLMIEALRRLGLACRFVSGYLYDAALDGGEVGMTGSGATHAWLQVYLPGAGWRNYDPTNQITAGFDLIRVAIARHPGQIIPLSGSWFGDADDYLSMDVKVTIRKLGTLPDFDPRE; encoded by the coding sequence ATGAGTGTCATCTACGACTTGGAACACATCACCACCTATCATTATCGTAAACCGGTAACTTTTGGGGAACATCGGGCGATTTTTTTGCCTAGTGCCGGTCACGGTGAAAGAATTATCAGTTATTCTGTAGAAGCGAATATTGCCGCCAAAACGCGCTGGACTATGGATACTCTATCTAACAACGTGGTAGGGCTTGAATTCGCCGAAGCAGCGTCAGAATTAATCGTTACCTGTCGATTACGGGCAGAACATTTTGGCTTAAAAGCGATCGCTGATTTTCCCCTCGCTCAACGGGCGATCGAAATTCCCATCCAGTACACCCCCGATGAATGGTTAGATCTAGTGGCGTTTATGCGTCCCCACGCCGAGGATGCCGACGGCAGCCTGGCAGCTTGGGCCAAAAGTTTTGTAGCGGGGGACCAAGATGATACCCTCGATGTCATGGAAAGAATGATGGCGGCTATCAAAGATAATTTTACCTACCAAGCCCGGGAGAGTGAAGGAACTCAATCCCCCGGAGAAACCCTGCGGCTAAAGTCGGGAACTTGTCGCGATTATGCTTGGTTGATGATCGAAGCTTTGCGAAGATTGGGTTTAGCCTGTCGTTTTGTCAGTGGCTATCTCTACGATGCTGCCCTCGACGGTGGCGAAGTGGGGATGACTGGCTCTGGCGCTACCCATGCTTGGTTACAGGTTTATCTACCGGGGGCCGGTTGGCGTAATTATGATCCGACTAATCAAATTACCGCCGGCTTTGATTTAATTCGAGTGGCGATCGCTCGTCATCCCGGTCAAATCATACCTCTTTCCGGTTCTTGGTTTGGTGATGCCGATGACTATTTGTCTATGGATGTTAAAGTGACCATCCGCAAGCTGGGGACGCTGCCAGATTTTGATCCCAGGGAATAG
- a CDS encoding GTP-binding protein encodes MTSDPFLDRAWNTEDLEQALRGVGTIQEELNYNQARNSLGKLVERLDLTSIEKIGLEAEIDRLVALLEKLDRSLIQIAAFGLVGRGKSSILNALVGQEIFTTGPLHGVTRTIKGVNWQLSSDDTFPNLARLTLNGQGNAQVQLLDTPGIDEVDGQTREILACQVAQQVDLILFIISGDMTKVEFSALAKLREAGKPMILVFNKIDQYPEVDRLAIYEKIASERVKELLSPDEIVMVAASPLLAETVKGQDGRLKTQRFRGKPQIEALKLKILEILEREGKSLVALNSMLYADEVNEQIVARKMAIRDRGANQLIQKAVMIKASAIALNPVTVLDLFTGAVIDLAMILALSRLYGIDLTRQGAIALLQKIALNMGGISASEFLAVLGLSSLKGLLGLSIPATGGISLLPYTSIALTQAGVAGVSCYAIGQVTKTYLANGATWGPDGPKAVVASILDSLDETSILNRIKRELGSKLGVGGLFSDQ; translated from the coding sequence ATGACCTCTGACCCGTTCCTCGATCGAGCTTGGAATACCGAAGACCTAGAACAAGCACTTCGAGGTGTCGGCACTATTCAAGAAGAACTCAACTATAATCAGGCGCGCAATTCTCTGGGCAAACTTGTTGAGCGTCTCGATCTTACCTCGATCGAGAAAATTGGTCTAGAAGCGGAGATCGATCGCCTAGTGGCCCTGCTAGAAAAACTCGATCGATCCCTGATTCAAATTGCCGCTTTTGGACTGGTGGGCCGGGGAAAATCCTCGATTTTAAATGCTCTGGTCGGTCAAGAAATCTTTACAACCGGTCCCCTACACGGAGTTACCCGCACCATTAAAGGGGTAAATTGGCAGTTAAGCAGCGATGATACTTTCCCCAATCTAGCGCGTCTGACCCTGAACGGCCAGGGTAATGCTCAGGTGCAATTGCTTGATACTCCCGGTATTGATGAGGTAGATGGGCAAACGAGGGAAATTCTCGCCTGTCAGGTGGCGCAGCAGGTGGATTTAATCCTTTTTATCATCTCCGGTGATATGACCAAAGTGGAATTTTCCGCCCTGGCCAAGTTGCGGGAAGCAGGAAAACCGATGATTTTGGTCTTTAATAAAATCGATCAGTATCCGGAAGTCGATCGCCTCGCTATCTATGAGAAAATCGCCTCAGAACGGGTGAAAGAATTACTCTCCCCCGATGAGATTGTTATGGTGGCGGCCTCTCCCCTCCTGGCGGAGACGGTTAAAGGGCAGGATGGGCGGCTAAAAACGCAACGATTTCGCGGAAAACCCCAGATAGAAGCTCTGAAACTCAAAATTTTGGAAATTCTAGAGCGAGAGGGTAAATCGCTCGTAGCACTCAATTCTATGCTGTATGCGGACGAGGTAAACGAGCAAATTGTCGCCCGCAAAATGGCTATCCGTGATCGTGGCGCTAATCAATTGATTCAAAAAGCAGTGATGATCAAAGCATCGGCGATCGCTCTCAATCCGGTGACGGTGTTGGATCTGTTTACGGGGGCAGTCATCGATCTAGCCATGATTCTCGCTCTTTCTCGCTTATACGGCATCGATTTAACTCGTCAGGGGGCGATCGCTCTTTTACAAAAAATTGCCCTCAATATGGGTGGCATTAGTGCCAGCGAATTTTTAGCGGTTTTGGGCTTAAGTTCCCTAAAAGGATTACTCGGTCTCTCGATTCCTGCCACTGGCGGTATTTCTCTCCTTCCCTATACTTCGATCGCCCTGACTCAAGCGGGAGTTGCCGGTGTATCCTGTTACGCGATCGGCCAAGTGACGAAAACCTATCTCGCTAATGGGGCCACCTGGGGACCCGATGGCCCCAAGGCAGTGGTGGCCAGCATTCTCGATTCCCTCGATGAAACCTCGATTCTCAACCGGATTAAGCGGGAATTAGGCTCAAAATTGGGGGTTGGGGGACTTTTCAGTGATCAGTAA
- a CDS encoding Crp/Fnr family transcriptional regulator, translating into MSSSVPSSDFIPLIGQETEIFNWAKSHYRNHTFAKDEKVATRPGLLYFVESGAIRIVGKAQVNVIDQKSSRQLPMADSEEVFLGFVGAGQPFEIVSQFPFQLQAQAHLDGTELVWLYWEDLEKWPQLRSAVMETFRHQYQRKLFWLSILGQKRSLDRLMGFLVILLEEYGQPCVEGYYLPYPLTHAQIASAIGTTRVTVTRLIGKLRQQNSIFFKQDNLIGLPSLFLSQN; encoded by the coding sequence ATGTCTTCTTCGGTTCCTTCGTCGGATTTTATACCCTTAATCGGTCAAGAAACAGAAATCTTTAACTGGGCAAAATCCCATTATCGTAACCATACCTTTGCCAAAGATGAAAAAGTAGCCACGCGCCCCGGGCTATTATACTTTGTCGAATCTGGGGCGATTCGTATTGTTGGTAAGGCACAAGTTAACGTTATTGACCAAAAATCCTCCCGTCAACTACCTATGGCCGATAGTGAGGAAGTATTTCTTGGTTTTGTGGGTGCAGGTCAACCTTTTGAGATTGTTTCTCAATTTCCCTTTCAATTACAAGCCCAAGCTCATCTAGACGGAACCGAGTTAGTCTGGTTATACTGGGAAGACCTAGAAAAATGGCCGCAATTGCGATCGGCTGTTATGGAAACTTTTCGCCATCAATACCAGCGTAAGTTATTTTGGTTGAGTATTCTCGGTCAAAAACGCTCCCTCGATCGATTAATGGGGTTCTTGGTTATATTATTGGAAGAATACGGTCAACCCTGTGTAGAAGGCTATTATCTTCCCTATCCCCTAACTCACGCTCAAATTGCCAGCGCCATCGGCACTACCAGAGTCACAGTAACAAGATTAATCGGTAAATTGCGACAACAAAATTCGATCTTTTTTAAGCAGGATAATCTTATCGGATTGCCCAGCTTATTTTTGAGTCAGAATTAA
- a CDS encoding type II toxin-antitoxin system RelE/ParE family toxin: MADRVNYRLVWSPKAIEDVDAIASYISRDSPSYAAAVVRRILDISYSLENCPLEAKKCAEFNDDTIREKSAYAYRLIYQIQGAVVIIAAIVHSKHFLD, encoded by the coding sequence ATGGCTGATCGAGTGAATTATCGCCTTGTCTGGTCGCCCAAAGCAATTGAAGACGTGGATGCGATCGCATCTTATATTAGTCGAGATTCCCCGTCCTACGCGGCGGCCGTCGTACGTCGAATTCTTGATATAAGCTATTCTTTAGAAAATTGTCCCCTAGAAGCGAAAAAATGCGCCGAATTTAACGATGATACCATCCGAGAAAAGTCTGCCTATGCCTACCGTCTGATCTATCAAATTCAAGGGGCGGTAGTTATTATAGCGGCGATCGTCCATAGCAAGCATTTCTTGGATTGA
- a CDS encoding phycocyanobilin:ferredoxin oxidoreductase → MIAVTKPEILPLLHPLIGQLATAILSHWENYLDLSPFELPEGLGYVEGRLEGEKLIIENRCYQTPQFRKMHLELAKLGNGLDILHCVMFPRPEYPLPMFGCDIVSGKAGISAAIVDLSPTSGDKTLPSAYNQALAALPAVDFAQARDLPSWGHIFSQYCLFIRPETAAEERQFLQRVTDFLTIHCKCAKESQPLSGEEARIYLQGQRDYCSQQQKNDKTRRVLEKAFGWEWAERYMTGVLFDLPD, encoded by the coding sequence ATGATAGCCGTTACCAAGCCTGAAATTTTACCGTTACTTCATCCCCTGATTGGACAATTAGCCACGGCAATTCTCTCCCACTGGGAAAATTATCTTGATTTGTCGCCCTTTGAGTTGCCGGAAGGTTTAGGCTATGTGGAGGGACGTTTAGAAGGGGAAAAATTAATTATCGAGAATCGCTGCTATCAAACTCCCCAGTTCCGCAAAATGCACCTAGAACTGGCTAAACTGGGCAATGGTTTGGATATCCTTCACTGTGTCATGTTCCCCCGTCCAGAATATCCGCTGCCGATGTTTGGATGTGATATAGTCTCCGGCAAAGCGGGAATCAGTGCCGCTATTGTGGATCTTTCTCCCACCAGTGGCGATAAAACTCTCCCTAGTGCCTATAATCAAGCTTTAGCGGCTTTACCGGCGGTCGATTTCGCCCAAGCTCGTGATTTGCCTTCTTGGGGTCATATTTTCTCCCAATATTGTCTGTTTATTCGTCCCGAAACCGCCGCCGAGGAACGACAATTTTTACAAAGAGTAACAGATTTCTTGACAATTCACTGCAAATGTGCTAAGGAAAGTCAGCCTCTTTCTGGGGAAGAAGCGCGCATTTATTTACAGGGACAACGGGATTATTGTAGTCAACAGCAAAAAAACGATAAAACTCGGCGTGTACTAGAAAAAGCCTTTGGTTGGGAATGGGCAGAGCGTTATATGACGGGTGTTCTCTTTGATTTGCCCGATTAA